GCGGAAGTCCATGTTCGCAGTCCCTACAGAAGCAATTTCTCCGTCAACAATCAATGTTTTTGCATGAATGAACCCATTATCATAAATGAATATTTTTGCTCCTGTTTCCATTAATTCACCGGCGTAGTTAGTTGTTGCTCGGTAGACAAACGCATGGTCAGGTTTATTAGGAATCATCACACGAACATCCACTCCAGAAAGCGCCGCAATTTTGATGGCTTCAAGCAAACTCGCATCTGGAATAAAATAAGGAGATTGTAAGTATATTGTTTTTTTTGCTGCGTTAATCATTTTAATGTAGCCATTCTTAATTTGTTGCCATTCAGAATCTGGACCACTAGATACGATTTGCATGCTAGTATGCCCTTTCCCATGAAATGTCGGGAAATATCTTGCTTTGTAATCAATTTTATTCGTGGCAGATGCAGAATTCCAGTCCATAATAAAACGAGTTTGCATTGCATAAACTGCCTTGCCATGCACACGAAGATGCGTATCACGCCAGTAACCGAATTTTTTGGACAAACCTAAATATTCATCACCAATGTTGAAGCCACCAATATAACCAATATCACCATCTATGATTGCTAACTTTCGATGATTCCGATAGTTAAGTCGGAAATTAATGAGCGGCAACTTTGATGGGAAAAACGGCCTAACAAATCCACCATTTTCTTCAAACGTACGGAAAAATGATTTTTTCGTTGTCCGCGAGCCCATTGCATCATAAATTATTTTTACATTCAATCCTTCTGCAGCTTTCCTCTCTAACACTCGCATCAATCGATTTCCAAGTTCATCGGAATGGAAAATATAATAAATAATATGTATGTGATCTTTCGCTTTTTCTATGTCAGCAATAAGCGCATCAAATTTTTCATAACCATCCACATAAAGATCAACTTCATTATCTTGTGTTAAAATCGCCCCATCATTTACAAGTAGTAAGTAAATTAAATCACGATGTTTCTTCACATTTGGATCACTAAATGGAAATTCTTTTTGACGAATCATTTCTATTTGGTTTGCCGTTGATTCCTGAATACCGATTTTTTCTTGTCCCTTCCAATCAAAAATCTTCTTCCCAGATAATTTTCTACCAAAAATCAAGTAAATAATAAACCCAAATATTGGAACAAAAGTTAGGACTAGTAACCATGCCCAAGTTGCCGATGTATCACGTCTTTCTAAGAATACTGTCATTGCTGCAAAGAATACATTCAAAATTAGTAAAATCACTAATAAATAAGCTAACAGCCCCATTATGTTCCCCCTTTTCCTACACAAACTGATAGTAGTATCATATCATAAAATCATCATTTAGCCTATCACCGTTCGTTTTTTTACAGTAAGAAACCACTGACTCTCCATCAGTGGTTTCTTGGTTAAATATATGGAGCCGGGTCAATTGGCACACCGTTTTGATGGATTTCAAAATGAAGATGTTGCCCAGTCGATTGTCCAGTTGAACCCATTATGCCAATTGGTTGTCCTTGTGAAACTTGTTGACCAGCAACTACTTTCAAACTACCAGCTCGCATGTGTCCGTATAGTGTTTGGAAGCCGTTTCCGTGATCAATTTTGACGACATAACCATAACCACCAAAGCCACTACCAGATGCACCAAATCCTGAGAAAACAACAGTACCTGATGCTGCGGCTGATACTGTTACTGCCCCACCAGCTGCAATATCTTGACCTTTATGTGATTCATGCTGACCAGTTACAGGATTAGTACGGTCACTAAATCCAGATGTTAAAATTCCAGACGCTGGTTTAATAAATTGTCCCCCACCCGAACTTACATGACTTGGTGCACTGGCTGTTTCGGAGCTTGGCGCTTGGGCAACAGTAGTTTGACTTTGGCTGGATTTTTCGGCTTTAGCTTTAGCTGTTGCTTCTTGAATTCGTTTTTCTTCTGCTGCTTTAAGTGCTGCTTCTTGTTTAGCTTTTTCTCCAGCAATATTTGATGCCAGTTTTTTCTCTTCAGCTGTTAGAGAGCCTTGTTCACTAGCTAGTAATGACTGCTCAGTTTTAGTTAAATCTTTTTTGTTAGCAAGCGCCATGACTAGATCATTTTTTTCTTCTTTTTGACTTTCCATGTTGTTTTTAGAAACTTCTAAATCAACAGCAAGTTCTCTTAAGTTCTCTAATTTTTTTTGGGAACTACCTTCTGCGACCTTTAATTTATCTTGGTCATCTTTTTGATCTTGCATAATATTTTGGTCAGCGTTTACCATAGCTGATACAACAGTTACACGATCAACAAGTTCTTTAAAGTCACCAGCTTCAAAAATCATATCTAAGTAGGCGGTCGCTGTTCCAGATTTTTGAATAGCTCTTGCACGATTATCGAGTACCTCTTGCCGTTCTCTAATATCATTTCGCAATTTCTCAATATCTTTTTTTAATTGCTTTAGTTTCTTATTTTCAGACTCGACTTTATTTTCTTGTGCTTTTAACTTCTTATTCGTTTCATCAATGCTCTTTAAAAGCGCATCTAATTGTTTAGATGCATCTTGTTCTTCATTTTCTAAATCAGCTATTTCCGAATTTTTCGTATCTATATTTTTATCTATCTCTGATTTTTTTTGCTCGATTTCATTTTGTCGCTTTTGCATGTCACCAATTGAATCTGCTTGTACACTAAGTGGTGTAGAAACAATTAATAAGCTTAGTATTACTAATACCCCATATTTTTTGAACATAATAAGCTCCTTTTCTATTTTCGATATTATTAGGAACTTCTTAGTCTGTCATTAAGTTATCCTGTTTATTCCCTTTACCATATAAAAAAGCACCTTTGCTTATAAACGACAAAGGTGCTTTTTAACTTTTCAATAATTATTAAAAGCTAGCTACGCGACCATACCCTACAAGATATTTAGCCCAGTAACCACTAGTAATGTTGTCATATTTAACGCCATTGTTTTGCGCATTAATCATTTGACCACCACCAACATAAATCCCAACATGAGCAATTCCTCCACCATAGTTGAAGAATACTAAGTCACCTGGTTTTGCTTGGCTAGCACTTACTTTAGAAGCTGCTGCATATTGAGCACCAGAAGTTCTTGGAAGAGAGATACCAGCTGCACGGAAAGCGTAAGAAGTGAATCCAGAGCAATCAAATGCGCTTGGTCCAGTAGCTCCAAGGCTATAAGGTTTGCCAAGTTGCGCTTGTGCTGCAGAAATCATTGCCGAATATCCGCTACCAGATGGAGCAGGAGTACTTGGTGTTTCGTTACTGCTACTATTGTTATTTGATGAAGTAGATGATGTATTTTTACTTGAAGCTTTTGATTCATTAGATGAAGCATTTGCATTAGTTGTTGTTGCTTTTTCTTCTTGACCAACATTAGAAGATGTAGCTTCACGTAATGCAGTTGCACGAGCTGCTGCTTCTTTCGCTGCTTTATCACGTTCGCTTACTAGGCTAGCTTTTGCATTTTCAGCACTTGCTTGATCAGAAGCTAGTTGAGCAACGATTGCTTCTTTTTCAGCTTTTTGTGCTTCAATTTTATTTTGTTGTGCTTCATAATCATGGATAGCAGTTGCTTGTTCTTCTTGCTTTTTCTTTACTGCAGCTTGTTTTGTTTTCAATGCTTTTTCGTCTTTTTGTTGATCATCTAAAATTGATTTATCAGATTCAACTAATTGGTTCACTGCGGAAACACGACCGACTAAATCAGAAAGGTTCTCTGCATCTAAAACTACTTCAAGGTATGCGTTCGAGTTAGAAGTTTTTTGCATCGCACGAGCACGATCTTTTAAAACTGATTCACGCTCTTTAATACGTTCATTGATATCTTTAATATCTTGGTTAAGTTGTTTTAGTTCTTTGCCTGTTTTATCGAAGTCTGCTTGTAAAGATTTAGCCTTTTCTTGCGCTTTTTCAAGATCAGCTACCAAACCAGAAAGATCTGATTGTAAATCTGTTTTTTTAGACTTAATGTCATTGATTTTTTTGTCTTGGTTTTGGATGTCTGTATTCACGTCTGCAAAAACATTAGTAGTAAAAGCCGGCGTTAAACTGATAACTGCTGCGAGTGAAACCGCAATAAACGTATTCTTTTTCAAAAAGTTTACCTCCTAAAAAGCTCCCTAGCTTTTCTTTTAGTTTATTTTTATTTCAAGTGATTTTTAAATGTTAGACTTTCAAGAATCTCCGGATAGAGATTACGCTACCCCAAATCCCAATCAGTACGCCGATTGCAATAATCAAGCCACTAATTTGATAGGCAAACGGTGTTGGTGGTAAAAGTGAAAGTGAACTAGTCACTAATTTAGGATTTATCAGATTGTATACATTAACATAGCCTACAAATGTTAACACAACCGGGACAATCGAACCAATCAAGCCTAGCCATGCTCCTTCTAAAACGAAAGGCCAGCGTATGAACCAGTTGGTCGCTCCTACCAATTTCATAATTTCAATTTCTCTTCTACGGGAGAAAATCGCAATCTTAATGGTGTTTGATATTAAGAACATTGCTGTTAATAACAAACCAATGCTTAGTATGATACCAGCATATCGTCCCCATTTCAATGTATCAAACAACTTATCGACTGTTTTCTCGCCATACTCTACATTATCTACGTACTGTAATTTTTCGATTTTCTGAGCAATTGCTTTCGTTTGCGTTGGCTCTTTTGCCTCCACAACGAAAACGTCGTATAGTGGATTATCTTGTTTAAACAATTCGAAGTTTTTGCCGTATGCACCAACTAATTTCTTCAATTCATCATCCTTTGAAGAAAAAGTGACGCTATCAACTCCATCAATCTTCTCAATGTTTTTCTCAAGTTCTTGCTGCTGTTTCTTGTCTGCGCTTAGAGAAATATGTACGTTAATTTGTACATTGTTTTCTACATCTGTTGCAAGCTTGTTCATGTTGATCAATATTGCAAAAAACACGCTGACTAAGATAAGTGTAACTGTTACTGCACTTGCTGCTGCAAAGGTCATCCAACCATTCCGGTAAAGACTTTTAAAACTTTCTCTTATGTGTCTTCCTATTGTCCTAAATTTCATAACCATATTCTCCTTGCTGCTCATCACGAACGATTCGACCATTTTCGATAGCTATTACCCGATGCTTCAATGTGTTTACAATTTCTTTATTATGGGTAGCCATTACTATAGTCGTTCCGCGATTGCTTATTTCCTCAAGGATGTTCATGATTTCCCATGAAGTATCAGGATCCAGGTTTCCGGTCGGCTCATCTGCTATTAATACTTTAGGCATATTTGCAATGGAGCGGGCAATGGATATCCGCTGTTGCTCACCACCGGAAAGTTCATCCGGCAACATTCTTACCTTATGCTTAAGGTTGACTAAATCAAGCACTTCCATAACACGTTCTTTAATTACAGACGGCTCAGTTTCAACCACTTCCATCGCATAAGCAATGTTTTCATACACTGTTTTGCTTTGAAGCAATTTGTAATCTTGGAAAACCACGCCTACGTTACGACGTAAATATGGAATTTCTCGATTTTTCATATTGATCAAATCAAATTTGTCTACGATGATTTTGCCTTTCGTTGCTCGTTCTTCTCTGTAAATCATTTTAATAAAGGTTGATTTACCAGCGCCACTAGGTCCCACAACATAAACAAATTCCCCTTCACCAATGTTAATATTTAATCCATTAGCGGCTGTTATACCATTGGGGTATTTCTTATACACATCTTCCATTAATATCATTTTATCACCTTACTATGCCTTTCTGCTGAGTTACATTTTAGGTAATGCATGGTAACCATGAAGATGTACTGTTTGTGGACACAAAATTAAACTCACAACATAAGCTTAATTATACCATGACAGTTTTTCATCTATAGGTTAATTACATTACATTTATATTTCAGGGTATGACAATATTTCCATTATTGTAATAGGAATTTCGCTTATAGCCACAATTTCCTTTTTTTAGTTGAATTTGTATTGACAAAAATAAAAAAGCACCGTCATCGGTCTTTTCCACTGCTAACATTGTAACTTGTTTTTACCCTAATTAACATTACAGGTAGATTAAAAATCATTACAGTTATCTTCACCGGAATAGACCAATTGTACTAAAACACCTTGAACACAACTAATACAGGAAAATTAATTGTCATCAAACTGTCAAAAAAAGCAGAAAAAACTACTACACTGAGGCAAAAAAGTCTCCATGTAGTAGTTTTTTTAAGATGTAAATCCTTCACCCATAACCTCGCTGGCGCTCATCACAACAACAAATGCTTCTGGATCAATTTCTTTGATAACTTCTTTTAATCTTGAAAATTCACTTTGGGCAATTACACATAATAAAATTTGTTTATCATCTTCTGTGTACCCGCCTTTAGCCGAAAGACGTGTGATTCCTCGATCAATTTTGAAAAGGATTGCCTGTCTAATTGCCTCTTGGTTTTCAGAAATTATAAATACGGTTTTAGATTGATTTAACCCTACTTGAACTAGGTCAATTGTTTTACTTGTAGCAAAAAGACCAATAAGCGCATAAAGCCCAGATTCAATATCAAATACAAACATCGCCGAAATGACGACAAAACCGTCAATTAAAGCTACACAAATCCCTAATGTTAAGTGGGAATATTTGTGTAAAATTTGAGCAGCCACATCGGTTCCACCAGTCGAAGCTTTACCACGAAATACTATGCCAAGTCCCATTCCAACTAGAACACCACCGAACAATGCAGCAACTAATGGCTCGTGCGTCCAAGGCTCTAAATCTTGCGTTAAATAAACAAAAAATGGTAATAACATTGTACCAACAAATGTTTTCAAACCAAATTGGTATCCTAAAAAGAATAATCCTGCTAAAAATAGCGGAATATTAAATGCCCACTGAATAAATGCTGGATTCCAACCTGTTAAATAGTTGATTATAGTACTGATTCCGCTCACGCCACCTGAAGCAACGTGATTGGGTAAAAGTAAGACATTGAAAGCTAGCGCAATTAACGCAGCGCCGATAATAACATATAAATACTCGATTAATTTTGCCATTGTTGGGGATAGAGGCGTTTTTTTTCGTTTATTTACCATCTTTTATCCAATCCTAGAACGTAAATACGCATTAATAAAATCGTCTAAGTCTCCATCCATTACCGCTTGAATATTACCAGTTTCGTGATTTGTGCGATGATCTTTTACCATGGAGTAAGGATGGAAAACATAGGAACGAATTTGGCTTCCCCAACCAATTTCTTTTTGTTCTCCACGAATTTCTGCTAGTTCGCGCTCTTTTTCTTCTTGTTCTTTTTGATATAGCTTTGTTTTTAACATTTTCATTGCTTGATCACGGTTTTTAAGTTGTGACCGTTCAGATTGACAAGTAACCACAATCCCTGATGGAATATGTGTCATCCGAACTGCAGAGTCTGTTGTATTAATATGTTGCCCACCAGCTCCTGTTGCACGGTACGTATCAATTTTCAAGTCATCTGGTCGTACTTCGATTTCAATGTCATCATCTAGTTCTGGCATCACATCTACTGAAACAAATGAAGTATGACGACGCCCTGATGAATCAAACGGTGAAATACGTACAAGACGATGAACGCCTTTTTCTGCTTTTAAATAACCATATGCGTTGTGTCCTTTAACCAGTAAAGTTACGCTTTTAATTCCAGCTTCATCTCCAGCTTGGTAATCAAGCATTTCTACTTTGAAGCCTTTTTTTTCAGACCAACGTTGATACATTCGGAGTAACATCGAACCCCAGTCTTGAGATTCCGTTCCACCGGCACCTGGATGCAACTCTAAAATCGCATTATTCTTATCATACGGATCACTTAACATTAATTTTAATTCGAACTCATTGATAGTCGCCATATAAGCAGTAATATCTTTTTCTAATTCCGCTTGTAGATCTTCGTCCGCCTCTTCTTTTAAAAGTTCTAGGCTGATCTCCATGCTTTCTTGTTCTTCTTCTAAGGCATGAAAAGCTTGGTAAGTTTCTTTATAACCATTGGATTCATTGATTACTTTCTGCGCAACTTGCTGATCGTTCCAAAAATTCGGGTCTAACATTTGATCTTCTAACTCAGCAATTCGTACTTCCATGCTGTCTAAGTCAAAGAGACCCCCTAAAGTCTTTGATTTGCTGTGCTGTTTTTTCTAATTCATTACGAATTTCTGCTAATTCCATTATTAATTCCACCTTTTTTGAATTTACTTAAAAACTTTCATAGCAAAAAGCGCCTGCAAGACGGCGCTTTTTTAATTGTTTCAATCTATGCTTCTTTACCATGACAATTTTTATATTTTTTACCGCTACCACATGGGCATGGATCATTACGTCCAATATGTTGGTCTTTACGAATCGGCTGGCGCTTCGCTTCTGGTTTACCTTCTGCCGGATTAACAGCCTCCCCTTTAGCCACTTGCTCACGTTCAAGGTTTTGGCGAATTTCGGCTTTCATAATGTAACGAGCAACATCTTCATCGATAGAGGATACCATCGCTTCAAACATCTCGAAACCTTCTGATTGGTATTCACGAAGCGGATCAATTTGACCATATGCACGAAGATGAATTCCATCACGAAGGTGGTCCATCGCATCGATATGATCCACCCATTTCGTATCAACAACGCGAAGTAAAACAACTTTTTCAAATTCGTTAAATTCTTCTGGAGGTAATAGTGTTTCTTTTTCATCATATGCTGCTTTGACTTTATCTAAAATCAGATTTTGAATATCTTCACTTGTACGGTTTTGTAAATCTTCTAAAGTAATTGCGCCTTCTGGAAGTAAATTGGCATCAACATAATCAATAATGCCTTGTAAGTTCCAATCTTCCTCAGGTTCTCGGCTAGAAGCATTGCTAGAAACGATGAAATTCACTGTACGTTGAATCATTTGATCAATGATTTCACGCAAGCTGTTTTCTGCATTAATTACTTCATAACGTTGCTTATAGATAACTTCCCTTTGTTGGCGAAGTACATCATCATACTGTAGTACTTGTTTACGTGAATCAAAGTTGTTTCCTTCAACGCGTCTTTGTGCTGATTCCACTGCACGGCTAACCATCTTACTTTGAATTGCATCTTCTGCCATACCAAAGCGTTCCATCATGCTCTTCATGTTATCTGAACCAAAACGGCGCATAAGTTCGTCTTCCATAGAAAGATAGAATTGGGTCACCCCTGGATCACCTTGACGTCCAGCACGACCACGCAACTGGTTATCAATACGACGTGACTCATGTCGCTCTGTACCTATTACAGCTAAACCGCCAACTTCAATTGTACCTTCACCAAGTTTAATATCAGTACCACGACCAGCCATATTGGTCGCGATTACTACCGCACCTTTTTCACCAGCATGTTTAATAATATCTGCTTCACGTTCATGTTGTTTGGCATTCAGTACTTCATGTTTAATGCCTTTGCGTTTTAATTTGCTAGAAATAAGCTCAGATGTTTCAATTGCAACAGTACCAACAAGAACCGGTTGTCCTTTGGCATTTCGTTCTGCAATATCTTCCACCACAGCATTAAATTTCGCTTCAATTGTTGTAAAAATCAAATCCGGACGGTCGTCACGAATAATGACTTTATTGGTGGGGATTTCAATAACACGCATATTATAAATATCACGGAATTCTTCTTCTTCTGTTTTTGCAGTACCAGTCATCCCAGCAAGTTTTTTGTACATCCGGAAATAGTTTTGGAATGTGATTGTAGCCATTGTTTTAGATTCATTTTGAATTGTTACGCCTTCTTTTGCTTCTAAAGCCTGATGCAAACCTTCACTAAAACGACGGCCTTTCATAATACGACCAGTAAATTGATCAACAATTAGAACTTCATCATCTTGCGCTACATAATCAACATCTAAACTCATTGTATAATTCGCTTTAAGAGCTTGAGCGATATGGTGCAAAATAACCGTATTTTCTAAATCAAATAGGTTGTCTACATCAAAGTAGTTTTCCCCTTTCGTCATACCTTCTTCGGTTAATTGTACAGATTTAGTTTTCACATCAACTGTGTAATCTTCCTCTTCTGTCAAAGTACGAGCAAATGTGTTAGCACGAACATAAAGTATAGTTGATTTTTCAGCTTCCCCTGAAATGATTAGTGGAGTTCTTGCTTCATCGACCAAAATGGAATCGACTTCATCAATAACTGCAAAAGCAAGTGGGCGTTGCACCATTTCTTCTTTGTAAACAACCATGTTATCACGTAAATAATCAAATCCTAATTCATTATTTGTACTATAAGTGATATCACATGCGTATGCTTCACGTTTCTCTGCACTAGATAGCGCATTTAAATTTAATCCAACAGAAAGTCCAAGAAAATTATACAAAACCCCCATTTCTTCTGCATCACGATGTGCCAAGTACTCATTGACAGTAACAACGTGCACACCTTCACCAGATAGCGCATTTAAGTAAACTGGTAGTGTTGCTGTTAACGTTTTACCTTCACCAGTTTTCATTTCAGCAATATTACCTTCATGAAGAACTATCCCACCCATTAACTGTACTTTAAATGGATATAGTCCAAGGGCACGTTTCGCTCCCTCTCTGGCTACAGCAAATGCTTCTACCAATAAATCATCTAGTGTTTCACCTTTTTTAACACGCTCTTTAAACTCTACTGTTTTTTCACGTAGAGCCTCATCAGAAAGTGCCGCTGTTTCGTCAGCCAAAGCAATGATTTCATCTGCTTTTCTTTCCAAATATTTAACATCTTTTTTTCCTGATTCAAAAATCTTTTTCAATAGTCCTGCCATTTAAATTCTCCTCTACTGTTTTCGCTGTCTTCGCGCAGTTTCATCTATGATAACTTTCAGGAATTATCTTATTTTAAATATACAAACTAATTCTATCACTTATTAGATAAAATATACAACTGGTTATCTCTTTTTAATCAATAAAAAATAAAAAATGCCATAAATTCTTCATCTTAATAAAAAAATGGAGGCCAAAAACTGGCCCCCACCCTTATTTGTAAAATTAATTTGTTTCAATTAAACCATATTTTCCATCTTTACGAGAATATACAATATTGGTGCCATTAGTTTCAGCATCTGTGTAAACGTAAAAACTATGTCCCAGTAAATTCATTTGTAATACAGCTTCTTCACTGTCCATCGGTTTTAATGAAAATTGTTTTGTTCTCACTATTTCAAGATCAAAGTCACCTTCATTGTCTTCTGGTGGTGTACTGCCGTTTACATCAGAATATGCAAAGTAATCTCTTTCTGCACCTTTATCACGGAATTTACGATTTACTTTTGTTTTATGTTTACGGATTTGTCTTTCGAGTTTATCGACAATTAAATCAATGCTTGCATATAAATCTCCACTTGTTTCTTCTGCACGTAGCACAAGATTTGGGAGCGGAATAGTCACTTCAACTTTCGCATTTTTATCGGAATATACTTTTAGATTAACATGTACGTTTGCATCTGGTGTTTCCGTAAAATAACGTTCTAGTTTATCAATTTTCTTTTCAACGTAATCTCTAATCGGTTCTGTTACTTCAATATTTTCACCACGAATGTTGTACTTAAGCATAGCGATTCCTCCTTTGAAATAAAACAAATAATGATAAAGAAGAGTATTCTTCTTACTCTTAGTCTACGTGAAAACGACGTGTTTTGCAACCATTTGCACAAAGAGCTAAGAAGCACTATTCCACTTATCTTTATTTAGTATTTTATTCCACTAATCGCGCTCTGGCAAACCTCTTTTAGTAGATAAATCTCGACTATCTAAATATTGTTACAGCTGTTACTTGTTTAACTCCTACTTTTTTTAACTCTTGGGCTGCTAAATTGAGTGTACTGCCCGTGGTATAGATGTCATCAAAAAGAATAACCTTCGTTTGTTGGTATCTACCTTCTTTTTGCAGATAAAAGACTTGTTCTCTCTCCAAGCGTTCTTTTTTTGTTTTCTTAGACTGCTTTTCTGAATGATTTCTATCCAAAAGTTCTTCGTATTTGATACCTGCTTGTTTTAACATTCCGGTTGTTTGGTTAAAACCACGTTCTAATTTGCGCTCTGCACTTACAGGAATGGGAACAATAATCGCATCATCTTGAACCAAAAGCCTTTTAAGTTCATTATGAAAGATGGCACCTATTACATAATCACCTTGAAACTTGTATCTTCTCATATAGGCTTTTGCAAAGTCATTGTAACGGTATAATGACTTATTGTTATCTAGAAAGGATGACTTATATTGGCAGTCTAGACATATTTTATTGACCGATTCTTTGCTACAGAGTTCGCACAGTGGTCCTTCTAGCGGTTCAAAATTAGCAAAACATTTACTACAACAAATTGGTTTTGTCTCGAACAACCATTTCATATGCCACCCAACATCCACTTTTAGAGGTTGCAAGCATAATAAACAATTATTCATCAAGCATCCCCTCCACTATGCCTAGTTGGTTCATTTTCTCGATATGTCTGATAGCTTGATTCATTGGAGATGTTTTTCCATAATGAAAGAAACAAACATCCCCCGTTGGATGCGTCATCTTTCTTCCAGCTCGTCCAGAAATTTGAACAAGTGCTGCTTCTGTAAAAACTCTCTCTTCACTTCCAAAAACTGCAACTTGAACATTTGTAAACGTAACACCTCGTTCCAAAATAGTCGTAGTTAACAACAGCTGGATTGCCCCTTCTCGTAACCACGCTACCTTTTCTTTTCGCTCCTCATCTGCTGAGTGAACCGTTACCGGCCTTTCAAAACCATACATCATTAAAATATCTGCAAATTTATTCATAGCTTCAATTTCTGGAAAGAAAATTAATGCTGGTTGTTTTTTTGATTCAGCTATTTTTATCCATTCAATAAGTTTAGGAGATATTTTTCCTTTATCCAATCTTTTCTTCCAAGGTCCTATCCAGCACATTCTTGGTACAGGAAGCTTTCTTCGGTGGTAGCGTGCTGGTATTTTCACGAAATGTCGTTTACCACTTACGCATTCTTGTTGCCACTTTTCTTCAGGAGTTGCTGTGATTACAATAGTCGTGCCCTCTTTTTTTCTTGCTTTATTTACCGCATATTCTAAAAACGGATCTTTGGCAAATGGAAATGCATCTACTTCATCGATAAAAATCACCTGAAATGCATTGTAAAAACGAATCAACTGATGGGTCGTTGCTAAAACAAACTGTTCGCCTTGATATTTATCTTCCGAGTCTCCGTATAGACAAACTATTTCCACATCAGGAAAAACAGCTCTTAACCGGGGGTGTAATTCTAAGCAAACATCCACTCTTGGAGAAGCCAGACATATCTTATAGCCTTTTTTTAAAGCCAAATCCATTCCTTCAAACAGCATTTCTGTTTTCCCTGATCCAGCAACTGCCCATAAGAGCATATCTTGCTTTTTTTCTAAAGTTGCTATAACGGCTTCAGATGCTTTCTTCTGGCCATTTGATAATGTTCCATTCCATACTAAAAAAGATTTTTGGCTTTCAGGCAGACACATCGTTCTTTGAAAGAATAGTTGCTGACAAGCATTCATTCGTCCCATAACAATACAATTCCGACAATAAAGACAGGCTTCTTGACCACAATTCGCACAACTCATCTTGCCGAACAATGCTGGATTAATATTTCCACACCGAAAACACTTATTTTCAGAAACGGCTGCCACTTCTTCTAAACCCTCTGTGCTTTCAAGTTCGCTTTCTTGGTATAATCTGCCTGGAAAAACATTCATTACCACTCACCT
The nucleotide sequence above comes from Listeria ivanovii subsp. londoniensis. Encoded proteins:
- the cls gene encoding cardiolipin synthase; protein product: MGLLAYLLVILLILNVFFAAMTVFLERRDTSATWAWLLVLTFVPIFGFIIYLIFGRKLSGKKIFDWKGQEKIGIQESTANQIEMIRQKEFPFSDPNVKKHRDLIYLLLVNDGAILTQDNEVDLYVDGYEKFDALIADIEKAKDHIHIIYYIFHSDELGNRLMRVLERKAAEGLNVKIIYDAMGSRTTKKSFFRTFEENGGFVRPFFPSKLPLINFRLNYRNHRKLAIIDGDIGYIGGFNIGDEYLGLSKKFGYWRDTHLRVHGKAVYAMQTRFIMDWNSASATNKIDYKARYFPTFHGKGHTSMQIVSSGPDSEWQQIKNGYIKMINAAKKTIYLQSPYFIPDASLLEAIKIAALSGVDVRVMIPNKPDHAFVYRATTNYAGELMETGAKIFIYDNGFIHAKTLIVDGEIASVGTANMDFRSFRLNFEVNAFIYEKKMVQKLEDAFLEDILKSYQLTPELYAKRSIWIKFKEAVSRLLSPIL
- a CDS encoding murein hydrolase activator EnvC family protein, whose product is MFKKYGVLVILSLLIVSTPLSVQADSIGDMQKRQNEIEQKKSEIDKNIDTKNSEIADLENEEQDASKQLDALLKSIDETNKKLKAQENKVESENKKLKQLKKDIEKLRNDIRERQEVLDNRARAIQKSGTATAYLDMIFEAGDFKELVDRVTVVSAMVNADQNIMQDQKDDQDKLKVAEGSSQKKLENLRELAVDLEVSKNNMESQKEEKNDLVMALANKKDLTKTEQSLLASEQGSLTAEEKKLASNIAGEKAKQEAALKAAEEKRIQEATAKAKAEKSSQSQTTVAQAPSSETASAPSHVSSGGGQFIKPASGILTSGFSDRTNPVTGQHESHKGQDIAAGGAVTVSAAASGTVVFSGFGASGSGFGGYGYVVKIDHGNGFQTLYGHMRAGSLKVVAGQQVSQGQPIGIMGSTGQSTGQHLHFEIHQNGVPIDPAPYI
- a CDS encoding NlpC/P60 family protein, with product MKKNTFIAVSLAAVISLTPAFTTNVFADVNTDIQNQDKKINDIKSKKTDLQSDLSGLVADLEKAQEKAKSLQADFDKTGKELKQLNQDIKDINERIKERESVLKDRARAMQKTSNSNAYLEVVLDAENLSDLVGRVSAVNQLVESDKSILDDQQKDEKALKTKQAAVKKKQEEQATAIHDYEAQQNKIEAQKAEKEAIVAQLASDQASAENAKASLVSERDKAAKEAAARATALREATSSNVGQEEKATTTNANASSNESKASSKNTSSTSSNNNSSSNETPSTPAPSGSGYSAMISAAQAQLGKPYSLGATGPSAFDCSGFTSYAFRAAGISLPRTSGAQYAAASKVSASQAKPGDLVFFNYGGGIAHVGIYVGGGQMINAQNNGVKYDNITSGYWAKYLVGYGRVASF
- the ftsX gene encoding permease-like cell division protein FtsX, translated to MKFRTIGRHIRESFKSLYRNGWMTFAAASAVTVTLILVSVFFAILINMNKLATDVENNVQINVHISLSADKKQQQELEKNIEKIDGVDSVTFSSKDDELKKLVGAYGKNFELFKQDNPLYDVFVVEAKEPTQTKAIAQKIEKLQYVDNVEYGEKTVDKLFDTLKWGRYAGIILSIGLLLTAMFLISNTIKIAIFSRRREIEIMKLVGATNWFIRWPFVLEGAWLGLIGSIVPVVLTFVGYVNVYNLINPKLVTSSLSLLPPTPFAYQISGLIIAIGVLIGIWGSVISIRRFLKV
- the ftsE gene encoding cell division ATP-binding protein FtsE produces the protein MILMEDVYKKYPNGITAANGLNINIGEGEFVYVVGPSGAGKSTFIKMIYREERATKGKIIVDKFDLINMKNREIPYLRRNVGVVFQDYKLLQSKTVYENIAYAMEVVETEPSVIKERVMEVLDLVNLKHKVRMLPDELSGGEQQRISIARSIANMPKVLIADEPTGNLDPDTSWEIMNILEEISNRGTTIVMATHNKEIVNTLKHRVIAIENGRIVRDEQQGEYGYEI